The window AAGAATCATTGGCAAAGGGTGGATCCATTTCAACGGGACTGCGACGACCTAAAATCTTGCTCGCTACCTGGGCAATTCCCCCTGAATCAGATAAACTATCTCCTAAAATATAAAAGTTAGTAAATTTACCCGAGTAGTTCGAATCATCAATTGCGTGGGAAGTATCAATATCCATCCCAATGGTACTTGTATCATCACTAGGAGGTGGTGACACATGAGAAGTTTCGGGATGACAAGCAACTAGATTTCCGGCAACGCCAAAATATAATGTTGCTGCATAAAACATTATAAATAATTTCTTCATATTTATTTTTTTTCTCCTTAATTAGTTTTTTTAAATTAGTTTGTAGTTATTTTTAGGTTTTATTTTAAATTTGAGTTATGAAATATTAAAATTAATATTTCATAATAAAATTTTAACAAAAATTTTTAAGTTTTAAGTTTTTTAACAACCATTTTAGCTATTAATTTTATTAAAATTTTTGTTAAGAAAAGCTGGTTATTTTTGAGAATATTTTTAAAACCCTTCTTTTCTAGTGTAAAATGTAAACAAGGAGTTGAAGATTTGTGAAATATTTGTATCGAATTTTATTTTTTAATTATTTTCATAGTATTTTTGGATTTTACCTCGGTTTTATCGGCCCAACTTTATTTGCCATCACCCTAATTGGTTTTCGATTTACAAATATTGTTACAATCCCCTCATTTATGGCCTTAGTTATTATTCGGAATGCGACCACTAACTTAGCAGTTTCCTTAACGCAATTACGCTTATCAGGATTTTTCTCCCGTTTAGCAACAACCCCGTTTGCCAAACCTCGTTTAAAATTTAAATTTTTTACGGTGATTATTATTTTTAACGGGGCTTTATCAGTTTTTATTGCCTTATGAATTTTATTATTATCTGTTATTATACAACCAAACGCCAATATTTTTGCAAATGTTAATTGAGGTTATACAATATTAGGCTTTATTTTATTATTAATAATGTCTTTATTATTAGGATTATTAATTGGCGGGCTGGCACGAAGTAATGGTATTTCGAGGATAATTGGTTTATACTTATATTTCTTATCAACCTATTTATTAGGAATTGTGTATGGTTATAACTTAATTAATAAATATGCTCCGGCAATTAATATTATTACTTTATTTATCCCATTTGATTATAGTGTTTCTATTATTCAAGTTGGCTGAAGTGGTAATGTCCATAATATGACAATTCCCTATTTTGATCACATTACTAACACAACAGTTAATTATACAGTGGGCTTACCCACAATGTGAATTGCAATTTTAGTTTCTATTATTATTATCATTCTAAGTGGCATTGGCTTTTGACAAACTTTTAAATATTATCAAAAATAAGGAAGGAACCAAGTAAATGAAAAATTGAAAAAAGAGAAACTGCGAAATATTAACTGATGCGGTTGTTGAAATTAGACATATTAAAAAAAGTTTTAATAAAAAAACCATCTTAGAAGATATTAACGCCACAATTTATCCTGGTGATCGAATTGCACTTGTTGGGGCAAATGGTAGTGGAAAATCATTATTATCGGAAATTATTGGGCAATTAATCGAACCAACTAGTGGAAAAATTATTTATCGTTTTAATAATCCCAAAAGGCACATTGGAATGTTATTAAATGGTCTTGATTGACCTCCTGGTGTGCGAGTGTGTGATGCTATTAATTTATACAGCTGAATTTATAAAGATTTAGATGAAACTTGAATTAAACTTTTAATCGCCCATTTTAAACTTCAAACTCATTATAAAAAATATATTACCCAATTAACTCCTGAATATAAACAATTATTTAACATGGTGATTTCAATTATTCATAATCCTAGTTTAATTATTTTTGACCGCTCCCTAACCGATGTTGATTTACAATGACAATATGTAGTGTGGAAAATTATTTCAGAAGTTCTATTTAATGATAATACCCGTTCCGCAATATTTATTACCCACCTGGTAAATATTATTCAAGATTTATGTAACCGCATTTGACTAATTCATGAGGGAAAAATTCTCATTGATGATACAGTAGAAAATATTGTCGCCAAATATGGTTCGGTTGAAACTTTCTTAGATAATTACTTTAAGGGAAATTTATAAAAGATGAGACTTTTTCGGATTTTATTACACCATTTCTTCCATAAAAGTAATGTTTTCTACCTATCAGTCTTATTTGGTTATCCCTTGTTAATTGTAATTGTCGCTTGTTCCCTAAATGCTGATTTTCCCATTACCTTACCAAC is drawn from Spiroplasma mirum ATCC 29335 and contains these coding sequences:
- a CDS encoding ATP-binding cassette domain-containing protein, with the protein product MKNWKKRNCEILTDAVVEIRHIKKSFNKKTILEDINATIYPGDRIALVGANGSGKSLLSEIIGQLIEPTSGKIIYRFNNPKRHIGMLLNGLDWPPGVRVCDAINLYSWIYKDLDETWIKLLIAHFKLQTHYKKYITQLTPEYKQLFNMVISIIHNPSLIIFDRSLTDVDLQWQYVVWKIISEVLFNDNTRSAIFITHLVNIIQDLCNRIWLIHEGKILIDDTVENIVAKYGSVETFLDNYFKGNL